Proteins from one Sphaeramia orbicularis chromosome 17, fSphaOr1.1, whole genome shotgun sequence genomic window:
- the LOC115437694 gene encoding LOW QUALITY PROTEIN: mitochondrial ubiquitin ligase activator of nfkb 1-A (The sequence of the model RefSeq protein was modified relative to this genomic sequence to represent the inferred CDS: inserted 4 bases in 3 codons; deleted 2 bases in 2 codons; substituted 2 bases at 2 genomic stop codons) — MSDFPLGLVLCGVGSSFAFPLACSTTLYREKKKELKKLKEYPIFRPDQHLFRVLNATPHRRLQYVAVEGLVHADGEPLASQFVPRCLVXSRRXAEEEHWQYWNSITRTWNSRTTNXKETNNSVPFSLVSPGVFYTDLYVKVQNPQEASGCFLERVHRRVRKPRRVWXTLVVQGLSGEKPVAKEETEEMLKVGSPLMGFGEVXLEGGQVMRLQAPQDGRKFILVPSDYRSFMDRHENTAFVWKTLTALTGITGTTVLAAVMYNLVKGKQDDGSR; from the exons ATGAGTGACTTTCCTTTAGGTTTGGTTTTGTGTGGTGTTGGCTCCAGTTTCGCTTTTCCTCTAGCCTGTTCTACCACCTTATACCgagaaaagaaaaaggagttGAAAAAGTTAAAGG AATACCCCATATTCAGGCCAGATCAGCATCTGTTTCGGGTT CTGAACGCCACCCCTCACCGCCGGCTTCAGTATGTGGCTGTAGAAG GTCTGGTCCACGCTGATGGGGAACCTCTGGCCAGCCAGTTTGTCCCACGATGCTTGGTGTAATCCAGAAG TGCAGAGGAGGAGCACTGGCAATACTGGAACTCCATCACCAGGACATG GAACTCTAGGACAACGA AGAAGGAGACCAACAACTCTGTGCCCTTCAGCCTGGTCAGCCCTGGGGTTTTCTACACAGACCTGTATGTGAAGGTTCAGAACCCTCAGGAGGCCTCCGGGTGCTTCCTTGAGAGGGTCCACCGCCGAGTGAGGAAACCGAGGAGGGTTTGGTGAACGTTGGTGGTGCAGGGCCTTAGCGGGGAGAAACCTGTGGCcaaggaggagacagaggagatgCTCAAAGTGGGGAGTCCTCTGATGGGGTTTGGTGAGG GTCTGGAGGGGGGTCAGGTGATGAGGCTGCAGGCTCCTCAGGATGGACGCAAGTTCATCCTGGTACCGTCAGACTACAGGAGCTTCATGGACCGACACGAAAACACAGCCTTCGTGTGGAAAACACTGACCGCGCTTACA GGCATCACAGGGACGACTGTGCTCGCCGCCGTTATGTACAACTTGGTTAAAGGAAAACAGGACGACGGATCCAGATAA